The Cannabis sativa cultivar Pink pepper isolate KNU-18-1 chromosome 8, ASM2916894v1, whole genome shotgun sequence genomic interval gggttagagatctgagtggaaggagacattaattcggctgcatcaatgtaaggttttcttaactttatacgtgtttaatttatcgttttagaaagttcatatttagggtgttaaacaacatacttgtgagtagatctaagatccatgtaaaataaatatccaataggtatatatattttattgtatggtatataatttttgttgtttatagtatatcatttacttaagatgatatttagtttctattttattatatataatttttttggtatgtatacatattttaatagtgttatatataattttgttagtatgacatatatatattttgtgagtattaatttagtattgctataatttctttgtggtatataattttattactacggtatattaattttcagtgatacgatatatcaaatactgttatatatatatatttaataatctaatatatttattcgtttttgttataatataataatatgcaatactaaaaaaataatataatgctAGGGCTTGACTTTCAGCGTCGTGCTTGTGGCTATGGTAGGTCGAGGCCGACCGCGAAAGAGTAATCTCTAGGGAATCACCAAGAACGcagggaagaagaagaagaaacagggACCGAATTCCTTGGAACAACCTCTCAAGGTTAAATCGATGAACAAAATTTTGGGGGTGGAAGCCATGGAGTTCTCGGAACAAGACCTAGAAACAAAATTTGGGGAAAAGGAGGAGCTTAATGAGCTTATTCTTTCCCCTAAATAGTCTCTGCAGTAGATATAGAGGATGGATGATATCAATCAAGATTTCAATCGGTTCTTGATGGCTTCTTCTAGGTGTGAAGAACAAGTAAAAATAGGTAAGGAAACTATTTCACAAATCTTACGTTCGAGTAATGTGATTCAAAATTTGAACTCAAAATTTGGGGAACCTCTGACTGAAAACTTTAGGGAGAATAAAGGGGCTAAAATTGAGATTGAAAATATAGAAGAAGAGGTGAATTTTTGGAATTCCTCTTTAGTTTGTTATGTCGTAGGAGCTAATCCACCTCTGAGAACAGACTGTGGAAGGAGAAGGTGGATAAAATAGGACTAATAAACTCGGACGTATTCATTGTAAGGTCCACTATAATGGAGTATAGAGATGAAGTGTTGCACGGGGGGATATGAAACCTTGGAATGCAACCACCAATTTTAGAAAGGAGGATGTGCGCACTGCCCCTATTTGGGTTCAATTACGTAGATTGGACTTTAAATACTGGGGTAAGCGTTCACTATTCAAAATTACTAGGCAGCTTGGAGAGCCACTAAAAATAGATCGTATTACAGAGAGGAAAGAAAGACTTAGAATCATGGTGGAGCTTAAAATTTCACAAGAGTTTCTAAATAAACTACAATTTACTAatgaaatagatcaagaaatGGAAGTAGATGTTTTATATGAATCGACCCCTACTCTTTGCACTCACTATCAAGGAATAAGTCATGTGGCATTAGAATGTAAGGAGAAgtcaattcaaaaataagaatgggTAGTTAAGAAGACCTTCTTGGAGAAAGTGCAGTAAAAGATTAAGGAGGTGGATCAAAATGGCTTTCAGAAAGTAAAAAGTGGGAAAAAGATAATGATACAGCAAGACCCTCCAAGAACCACAGAGATAAAAAATGTTTTTCAAGCTTTAAGGGAACTTGAAGATAATGATGCAGCTACGGAACACATGGAAGAATTTGAGAATTGAAACTAATGGGGGTGAACCTCCTCAAACTCATGGATAGAATTATGAGTTGGAATGTCAGGGGGATCAACAAGCAAAATAAACAAATGGAGGTCAAGAAATCGATTACTTCCTTAAGAGTTGTCTTGGTTGGTCTCCTTGAAACAAGAATAAAAGCTTCGAAGCTAGGGGTTGCATATCTTACTATGTTTGATGGGTGGTGTTTCTCTACGAACTTGGCCTGGCACCCAGGGGGACAATCATTATCAGTTGGAATCCTAGCATGTTTGATGTCAATATTCTCTTCTGTTCTAGCCAACTTATGCATCTTGAAGTGGTTTCTAAGGCAAGGAAAGAGAGATTTTTTTACTACCTTTGTCTATGCATTTAATGATGAGGTAGGAAGAGGAAGTCTGTGGAAGGATTTAGAGAAAATGGGATCAGGACTAGTTGCACCATGGTTAGTTTTGGGTGATTTTAACAATATTCTTAATAATGAGGAGAGGGTAGGAAGAAGAGTAAAgccaaaaaaaaagtaaaagctTTTCGAAGCTGTATTGAGGTGTGCAAGTTAGAAGATGTGAAATATTCTGGGAATTTCTTTACTTGGAATAATAAACAGGGGAAGGATGATTGAATTTACTCGAAGATAGACAGAGTTATGGCCAACCAGCCATGGCTTGATAAGTTTAACACAATTGAAGCTGTTTTTTTTATCAGAAGGCACTTTTGACCATAGTCTGGCAGTACTATCAGTATATCATAAGATGAATTTTGGGAAGAGGtcctttaaattttttcatttttggcAGCAAGCTCCGGGGTTTATTGAGATTCTAAAAGTTAATTGGGAGAAAAATCTGGTTGGGATGCCTGAGTATAAGTTAGTAGGGAAGTTGAAGATTCTTAAAGGGGCATTGAAAGACTTTAATAAAAACAGTGTTGGGGATATCCAAGTTGCAGAAACCTCAACATATCAGTCCCTTTTTACATGTTAAGAGGAGCTGAACAAGAACCCTTTGTGTGAACAACTAATGGAAAAAGAAAAGGAGATCCGAAAGAAGTATGGGGATATCCACAAAGCTTATTTGTTGTTTCTACAACGAAAAGCAAAGGTGCAATGGGTCAAAGATGGAGATGATAACACAGCAGCCTTTCATGCCAGTATCAAAACTTGAAGAGCACAGAATAAAATTTATAGCATTAAAGATAAGAGTGGAGTTTGGGTGGACAAACCAAAGCAAGTCAGCTAAGCCTTCCTTCAATACAACATTGAATTGCTAGGAACCAGAATGGAGAAGAGGAAATCGGTTAAGTCAATTGTTAATGTTAACtgatcaacaaaaaaaaatgttgttgAAACAATATTCTTCAAAAGAAGTTAAAAATGCAGTTTTTGGTATTCCTGGCATTAAAGCTCTAGGGCCAGATGGGTATAGCAGCTATTTTTCCAAGATTGGGATATAGTGGGGGAAGGGGTATGTCAAGCAATTATTTCTTTTTCGAGTTCAGATTAGCTCCTAAAAGAGATTAATTCTACCACCTTAACTCTTATTCCAAAAAATAGATGCCCGAATATTGTAAGTGACTTTCGTCTCATTGCCTGCTGCAATGTAATATACAAGGTGGCAACCAAGATTATTTGTGCAAGATTGAGGGATATTATTCTTTTGCTGGTAGTTCAAAATCAATAAGGATTTATCAAAGGGAAGTTTATTACTTATAATATAATGATTTGCCAAGACTTGGTTAAACATTATGGGAGAAAAAACTCGCAAGCTAATTGTATGGTGAAATTAGATCTCCGAAAGAAGTATTTATCGAAGAAATACTTTACACCTTTCAGTTTCCAAAAGATTTCATTCAGCTCATAATGGTGTGTTTAACAACACCAAAATTTAGTTTAATGTTCAATGGATCTTCTCATGACTTTTTTGAAGCAAAAAAAGGGCTTAGACAGGGCGATCCAATGTCTCTACTCCTATTTGTGCTTGGCATGGAATACTTGTCAGGATTTTTGAAAAAGATTGGCAAGCATAGAGATTACAAATTTCATAAAAGGTGTGCTAAAATACAATTGAATCATCTTTGTTTCGCAGATGGTGTGGTATTATTTTGTCACGGGAATTTCAAGTCTTTATATCTCATGCTacaagggctcaaattattttCCTAAACTTCTAGCCTTCTTCCAAATGAGAGCAAATCTGTTTTCTATACCAGTGGTATGGATCACCGAGAGATACAAAGGGTCAAAGAAGCATCATGTTTTTCACACTCCTTGCTGCCTTTTAGATATTTGGGGGTGCCTATATGTGCAAAGAAGCTTTCTACAGTGGAGAGCAAAATTCTCATTGAGAAAATGGTTGGTAGAATACGAGTTTGGAGTTCTAGAAACTTGTCTTTTGCAGAGCCAGTTACTTTGataaattttattctaattaCCATACATGCTTATTGGAGCCAAATTATAATTCTTCCCAAGAAAGTTTTACAAAAAGTTAATACTATATGTAGAGCCTTTCTTTGGAAGGGGACTGCCATGCATGATGGGCCAGGTTATGTGTCTTACGAAGATGTATGTCAACCCAAGTAAGTAGGAGGTCTTCGAATCTGGAATGTTATCTTATGGAATAGAGCATTGATTGGAAAAATTATGGGCTATTAACCAAGCAAGATAATCTATGGGTTAAATGGGTCCACATTGTATGTTTGGGAGGAACTAATTGGTGGGACTATAATGTAACTACTAATTGTAGTTGGTATTGGAGGCAAATAGTGGATGTGAAGAATCAAATCAAGGGAATCAACAACTTTCAACAGGAGATGGTAAGTAGTTACAACATTAAACATGTCTATAAATTAATTGTTATCTATGGAAAAGGATAGAGTTCACATGAATGATGTTGTTTGGGGACGATTAAGTTTACCATAACATCGTTTCATTCTTTGGCTGGTTAAATAGAGCGCCTGCAAATCAAAGATAGACTCTTCAGATATAATATTTCATCGGATTCAGATTGCTTGGTGTGTGGCTCTAATGTTGAAACttctaatcatttattttttgagtGCCATCTTAGTGCACATTGTTTGGTAGCAGTTAAAAAATGGTCAGGCTGGTCAACAAATATTACAAACTTAACAGAATTGATAAGGAGCTTGAACAATTATTTAGGCACTATTCACGTTGGTCAACGCTATGAATAGTAGCGTTGACCGATGTGAATAGTGCAATTTGTAGTAGTGTGAGTAAAATCAAGAAGAGCGTGCTAGCCTTGACATTGGCTGTAAGAGTATATAGCATTTGGTGGTGTAGGAATGACTCTTTTTGAATCAAAGAGTGCAAAGTGTAGATACAATTGTAAAAAAGATTAAAACAAGTATCAAGAATAGAGTGTTAGTAACAATGCCAAGGAAAACAAAGCAAGAAGATGTTTTGTGGATTGAGAGGTTGTAAATGATAGTTTAATAAGCATTTTCTAGTGCTGATAGGATGTAATGAAAAGTTTGAAGGAATACAAAACTTAACTgatttatctaaaaaaaataatataatttaatttaattattatatatttgtttaaaaaataatatataataaatgtatttttataatttttattagttaatttattatatttagccagttttttaattttttttaaaaaataacatttactaacttaatttttaaatttagagtCATTTTGCATCCCATTTATAAATATCATTTTCATTGAGCTTATTCTTattagggattatttcacaaatttacaaaaataacaaaaaaaaaattacaaaaatacggtttcacgaaattttaaatatttttacgatttttttaattttatttacagaaaatacagtcTTTTATGTTATacttttgttaatttgttgttgattttttgttattttttgttgttatttaaatgttattttcatattatttttatgtaatttttttgttattttcgtattattttatgaaaaaccgtaaaaatataaaaaaaaaaaagttaaaacataaaaatataattttttaacaaaaaaaattatgcctTATGCAATTATCCCTTATTATTAAGTAGTAGTCAAATTCCAAATTTATATGctaagaaaacaaaaaatttaatttatttctgaataatcaaaagttatgaataTTCATGAATAGCTAGAATTCAAAATTCCATCTATTCAAccttacccaaaaaaaaatccatCCATTCAAGATATCTACTTTTAAAACAAATTTAATATCGAAGAACTGTGGGTAGGATTAGGAAGTGACGTAAAACTGAGTAGCCAAACATTAAATATGCACCCTCAAGGCACTTTTCTGGCTTAAAAACTAATCTGAGCCGTTAATCTATATCAAAGCTAATACTAATAAACTTTGACAACAAACGATGATAGTGAATATATGTCTAAACATAGACTTTTTAAAATTGTTATGGCGTATTTGTCTCATGCTTTTAGActtattcaaatatatataaataaaataataagacatGATTATCACCAAAAACAAAGAatataacttaattatttaagagAGTACTTGGAAGTTTCTTAGCTTGATTTCCTATAACACTAGCGACTAAGTTGACATAGTTATAATCACTTTCTACCCAATTCCAACATTGTCATCATCACCAAACTCCATAttctcaaaaagaaaaagaaaattgctGTTCATGGTTAACCTTGGGTTATCTTTGTTCTTAGCTAAAATCCTTGTTATAGTCCTGTTTAGTAGAGCTTTTACTAATGTGGAATGCTTGGATTTTGACTATCCAACTTTTCATGACGAGGATGAAGATTTTCTGATTCGTAATAATTCTAGGATAACATTCAATGCTATCCAAGTTACACCAGATCTTAGTGACCCCAAAAGATTGATAAACCAGTCTGGAAGATCTTTGTTTATAAAGCCAGTTAGAGTATGGAGAAAAAGCAAAGGAAAGAAGATCATAAATACTTCTTTCAACACCACTTTTATACTTAACATCTCACCCAATCCCACAAGCTATTATCCACTTGGTGAAGGATTGTCGTTTATCTTAGCTGCTGATCCTTCCCTTCCAAACGACAGTCAAGGAAAATGGCTTGGGATTGTAAACGACAACACAAATGGATCATCAATGTCTAAAACAGGTGTTGTAGCGGTGGAATTTGACACGAGGAAGAGTTTTCCTGAAGATATTGATGATAACCATGTGGGGTTGAATTTGAACAGTGTCTACTCAATCAAACAAGTTTCTCTTACTGATTATGGAGTCAACATTTCGAGTGGCAGTAATATAACGGTTCAAATCCGTTATGATGGGAACAACATCAGTGTGTTTGTTTCTTTGACTAATGAAGTGATGAGCCAGAATAACATGAAGAGTCCAGTCCTGACATGGCCTATCAATCTCTCAGACCATCTTCCTGAGAAGGTTTATGTTGGATTTTCTGGCTCCACTGGCGAAAACAACACCGAGAGGAACTGCATACTTTCATGGGAGTTTCATAGTTTGAACATTGATGAGGATCATAGTATCATCAAGTGGGTTTGGATTGGTGTGACAACAACAGTTGTTCTGGTAATTGGTATTGTCTGTTGTTTGTACTGGAAAAGACCTTGTTGCAAGAACGATCTTGAAAGGACATATCCGAGGATCGAGGATCAGATTCAAGGCTCATCCATGACTCCAAAGAAGTTTCATCTGAAGGAACTTAGAAGAGCAACAAACAACTTTGACCCCAAGAACCAGCTTGGAAAAGGTGGTTTCGGAACTGTCTTTAAGGGAGTTGTGGGAGACAAAGTGGTAGCTGTTAAGAGAGTCTCCAAGGATTCAAGACAAGGACAACAAGAGTTCATATCAGAAGTGACAACAATTGGCAGCCTCAGCCATAGAAATCTGGTGAAATTGATTGGATGGTGTTATGAGAGCCATGAGCTTCtcattgtgtatgaattcatgccTAATGGAAGCTTAGACAAGTTCATATTCAGAGATGACAAGCTTGGAATGGAAATACCTGAGTTGAGCTGGAAAAGAAGACTCAGCATAATATGTGGTGTGGCTCAGGCACTAGATTATCTTCACAATGATTGTACAAACCGAGTTCTTCACAGGGACATAAAGTCAAGCAACATAATGTTGGACTCAGAGTTCAATGCCAAGCTGGGAGATTTCGGTTTGGCTCGCATCATACAACAAAGCCAGAAAACTCACCACACAACCAAGGAGATAGCAGGAACACCAGGCTACATGGCACCAGAATCATTTCTCACAGGGCGAGCCACGATGGAGACAGATGTGTATGCATTTGGGGTTCTTGTGTTGGAAGTCATCAGTGGAAGGAAACCAGGGAGCCAGAATGAGGAGAACAGCTTCACCAATGGCATGGTACTTTGGATATGGGGACTTTACAGCAAAGGAATGATTCTGAGTGCTATTGATCCAAGATTGAATGAGGTTTTCGAAGAAGATGAAGTGGGGTGTACTTTGTTATTGGGCTTGGCTTGTTGTCATCCAAATC includes:
- the LOC115698849 gene encoding probable L-type lectin-domain containing receptor kinase S.5, whose amino-acid sequence is MVNLGLSLFLAKILVIVLFSRAFTNVECLDFDYPTFHDEDEDFLIRNNSRITFNAIQVTPDLSDPKRLINQSGRSLFIKPVRVWRKSKGKKIINTSFNTTFILNISPNPTSYYPLGEGLSFILAADPSLPNDSQGKWLGIVNDNTNGSSMSKTGVVAVEFDTRKSFPEDIDDNHVGLNLNSVYSIKQVSLTDYGVNISSGSNITVQIRYDGNNISVFVSLTNEVMSQNNMKSPVLTWPINLSDHLPEKVYVGFSGSTGENNTERNCILSWEFHSLNIDEDHSIIKWVWIGVTTTVVLVIGIVCCLYWKRPCCKNDLERTYPRIEDQIQGSSMTPKKFHLKELRRATNNFDPKNQLGKGGFGTVFKGVVGDKVVAVKRVSKDSRQGQQEFISEVTTIGSLSHRNLVKLIGWCYESHELLIVYEFMPNGSLDKFIFRDDKLGMEIPELSWKRRLSIICGVAQALDYLHNDCTNRVLHRDIKSSNIMLDSEFNAKLGDFGLARIIQQSQKTHHTTKEIAGTPGYMAPESFLTGRATMETDVYAFGVLVLEVISGRKPGSQNEENSFTNGMVLWIWGLYSKGMILSAIDPRLNEVFEEDEVGCTLLLGLACCHPNPNERPSMTTILKVLKGEEHPPMVPAEAPAFVWPSMPASFKDDGETTRKTQYTLFTEITGR